Genomic segment of Synechococcus sp. A15-28:
CTCCATCAGGGCATCCACCTTTTCGATGTAGCCCTTCATGGCTGGTTCGGCCTTGGTGGTTCCAGTCACAACTGCCATGCCGTAATTCTGCTGAGGCTTCGGGATCAGCACCCCGGCAATCAGCCCAATCGATCCGGCTGCGATGCCGACAACGGCCGTGAGGTTGAAACGCATCGGATCAATCAGCAGTGTTCCGTCATCATCGCTGGCCAATCACCGGTGCCGTAGCCAACGAAAGCTGGGCACTGCTCCTGCACTGGACCGAGTGAGCGCCAACAACAATGCACCAATCAGGGCCACGTTCATGAAGAAGCCGCTATCCACCGGAAACGTGTGAAAAAGCAGCGTGGTGGGCACGAGAAACACCAGCAGCAGCGACGCCCCGAGCCGGGTGTTCGTTCCAAAAACAAAAACAACCGATCCGAAGATCAAACAGGTGATGGCACTGGCCAGGAGACATCCAGCCAAGGGTTCGGCGATCCCTTTTGAAGCGATCACATCAACCGTTCCGCTGAAATCCGTCACTTTTCCGGGAACGGCTTTGACAAACAACGCAGCCATTAAAACTCGCCCGAGCCAATCGAGCAGGAGCTGAGAGGTCATGTCCAGTTTTTCCAGATAAAACGCTCATCCCAATCTCCCCTGACGGCCCGGATGAATGCATCCTCCGACTCATCGGTCATGAAGCAATACGCAATCACCTTGTTGTCGTCGTCTTTGATCGCCAGAACATCATCCGACGGCGGTGACGTGGCTGACGAGAAAATTTTGCCGTCTCTCAGGATGAAGCGATGCATCGTCTTCAGACGGGGATTTCTTCAACCTAGCCACGCAAATCCAACGTAAATGTGACGACTCAAACCAAAGCATTCGTCATGGCGCCCTGTCAGAGCTGGACAACGTGATACTGGGGGACTAAGACAGAAATGTCGTCACCACGACGCAGCGTTCACTTCGCTTTCTGCGGAGCGCAGCTCGACTCAGGCCATGGAACGGGGGTCTGGGCTTGCTTCCCTTGGATGCGATGACAACAATGGTTTGGAACGGATCAGCTTTTGGCCCTCAGGATCGTGAGGCCGCCAAACGTGAGGCGCTGGTACGGCGTCTTGAGTCAGCCTTAGCAGGTCCTGATGGGCAGCACTCGGCCCAGTACTGCGGCACGGCATACCTGCGCCGAAACGGCTTTTCGGCTCTGCGCTGACCGATCAGGCCGCAGTGATGCTTTCAATAGCATCAGCGGATCGCTGGTTCGACCCCATGCCCACCGTCGCGCACAGTTTTGAGGACTTCAGCCAGCGGATCGACTACTCACTGCTGAAAGCGCTGAAGCCTGATCCTGAAGCCACAGCGGACGGCAATGACCACCGCCCCAGGCCGGTGTTCTCAGGCCACTGGGTGCCGGTGAAGCCCACACCCATTCCGGATCCGAAATACGTCGCCCACAGCTTCCGTTTGTTCGCGGAACTTGGTCTCAGCGATGACCTCGCCCACAACGCCGACTTCACCCGGCTCTTCTCCGGTGATGCATCGGTGGCAACCGACCCGATGCACCCGTGGGGGTGGGCCACCGGCTATGCCCTGTCGATCTACGGCACGGAATACATCCAGCAGTGCCCCTTCGGCACCGGCAACGGC
This window contains:
- a CDS encoding DUF1330 domain-containing protein; this translates as MASDDDGTLLIDPMRFNLTAVVGIAAGSIGLIAGVLIPKPQQNYGMAVVTGTTKAEPAMKGYIEKVDALMEEWGCEYLVRQRNTLLMEGDGGPLTVVTACKGKTLQDGIDFYKSPAYQELVKLRAPFTDWDFRLVQGRF
- a CDS encoding DoxX family protein, translating into MTSQLLLDWLGRVLMAALFVKAVPGKVTDFSGTVDVIASKGIAEPLAGCLLASAITCLIFGSVVFVFGTNTRLGASLLLVFLVPTTLLFHTFPVDSGFFMNVALIGALLLALTRSSAGAVPSFRWLRHR